Proteins encoded within one genomic window of Oryza glaberrima chromosome 12, OglaRS2, whole genome shotgun sequence:
- the LOC127757288 gene encoding uncharacterized protein LOC127757288 codes for MARASQDRSITCSICDFSLSLIRIKSTMSSATATASGGLHAAGGEWLGELSAALQGKWQAMVSTDQRRRRQRGDEADEKKGVAGAGAALGVETRRRKEEGDVGACGGAMSDTTVFILLDHFAPS; via the coding sequence ATGGCGCGAGCTAGCCAGGATCGATCCATCACTTGCAGCATTTGCGATTTCTCTCTCAGCTTAATTCGCATCAAGTCAACCATGtcttcggcgacggcgacggcgtccggTGGGCTgcatgccgccggcggcgagtggcTCGGCGAGCTCTCCGCCGCGCTGCAGGGGAAGTGGCAGGCCATGGTGAGCACagaccagcggcggcggcggcagaggggaGATGAGGCAGACGAGAAGAAGggggtcgccggcgccggcgccgccctcggcgtggagacgaggaggaggaaagaggagggagacgtcggcgcgtgcggcggcgccatgTCCGACACCACCGTCTTCATCCTCCTCGACCACTTCGCGCCCAGCTGA
- the LOC127757287 gene encoding extra-large guanine nucleotide-binding protein 1 has product MAAAGEYSFAAEYDGPPLPYSLPRAIPLDLSRIPLASLSSPTSPPPPTAPPLPVVRPLTPSSLCSAIHGHRAGVSSAAAGAAAAQSSSSSSSAAASASAGGGGGVAGAAAVDSPTSVIENHHAALHHSAELPSTPSDDDENADEDDYDGRRAGAPPPPPLKSHHQPMVTFAETSGSLLQSSEDDDDEEDEEEDEEYGEDAMPVRSSGSLSPAHWRGASKSRGCFRCGKGGSFWARGDKEACLACGARYCGGCLLRAMGSMPEGRKCLDCIGRPVAESKRDSLGRGSRVLRRLLSATEVELVMRSERECAANQLRPEDVYVNGTKLSPEELVMLQGCQCPPSKLRPGFYWYDKVSGFWGKEGHKPHCIISPNLNVGGALDQKASNGNTGILINGREITKSELQMLKLAGVQCAGKPHFWVNADGTYQEEGQKTVKGKIWDKPIVKLLSPVLSLPTPNKANNQCGEEPVNVVNRPIPDYLEQRTIQKLLLVGSGTSTILKQAKFLYKSRPFSVEECEDLRLIIQSNIYNYLGILLEGRERFEEEAIADRRTTCQSDPSSSGHCEPELCNDVTEYYIAPRLKAFSDWILKAMAIGNLEDIFPAASREYAPMVEELWKDPAIQATYNRRSELPFLPSAASYFLDKAVDISRTEYELSDMDILYADGITSSDGLASTDFSFPQLALDGRGFDEPDPQDTLLRYQLIRINNKGLHENCKWLQMFDDVRLVIFCVAVSDYDEYYEDANSNVVNKMMETRQLFESIALHPIFEQMDFLLLLTKFDILEQKIGKSPLTSCDWFSDFTPLVSRNLINGTSKSSRGSSTGSTLAQMAGHYIAVKFKSVFQLFTERKLYVSYVNALDQESVRSAIRYGREIIKWEDEKPVFGSSETTYSEEPSSYSH; this is encoded by the exons atggcggcggcgggggagtaCTCGTTCGCGGCGGAGTACGACGGCCCGCCGCTGCCCTACTCGCTGCCGCGCGCCATCCCGCTCGACCTGTCGCGGATCCCGCTTGCCTCGCTCTCGTCCcccacctcgccaccgccacccacggcgccgccgctccccgtcgTGCGCCCCCTCACGCCCTCCTCCCTCTGCTCCGCCATCCACGGCCACCGCGCCGGGGTTTCCTCCGCTGCTGCTggtgccgccgcggcgcagtcgtcgtcatcgtcgtcctccgctgccgcctccgcctccgcgggtggtggtggtggggttgctggggcagcggcggtggattCACCCACCTCCGTCATCGAGAACCACCACGCGGCTCTCCACCACTCCGCCGAGCTCCCGTCGACgccctccgacgacgacgagaacgCGGATGAGGACGACTACGATGGACGCAGGgcgggtgcgccgccgccgccgccgttgaagTCCCACCACCAGCCCATGGTCACCTTCGCGGAGACCAGCGGCTCCCTCCTCCAATCCtcggaagacgacgacgacgaggaggatgaggaggaagacgaggaatACGGCGAGGACGCCATGCCCGTGCGATCGAGcggctccctctcccccgcgcaCTGGAGGGGAGCCTCCAAATCCCGTGGTTGCTTCAGATGCGGGAAAGGGGGCAGCTTCTGGGCCCGCGGGGACAAGGAGGCTTGCCTCGCCTGCGGCGCGCGGTACTGCGGTGGTTGCTTGCTCCGGGCGATGGGGTCCATGCCGGAGGGGCGCAAGTGCCTGGACTGCATAGGGCGGCCGGTGGCCGAGTCGAAGCGGGATTCGCTGGGGAGAGGCTCACGTGTGCTGCGGCGGCTGCTCAGCGCCACGGAGGTGGAGCTTGTCATGAGGAGCGAGCGGGAATGCGCCGCCAACCAGCTGCGACCGGAGGACGTGTATGTGAATGGCACCAAGCTGTCGCCGGAGGAGCTCGTCATGCTGCAGGGGTGCCAGTGCCCTCCTTCTAAGCTCCGGCCGGGGTTCTATTGGTACGACAAGGTTTCCGGCTTCTGGGGAAAG GAGGGTCATAAGCCCCATTGCATAATAAGCCCAAATCTAAATGTTGGAGGCGCTCTAGATCAAAAGGCCAGCAACGGGAACACTGGGATCTTGATAAACGGCCGTGAGATTACGAAATCTGAGCTGCAAATGCTTAAG TTGGCAGGAGTTCAATGTGCTGGAAAACCTCACTTTTGGGTGAATGCTGATGGGACTTACCAAGAGGAAGGACAAAAAACAGTTAAAGGCAAGATTTGGGATAAG CCTATTGTGAAGCTGCTTAGTCCTGTCCTATCACTGCCAACGCCTAACAAAGCAAATAATCAATGCGGTGAAGAGCCAGTGAATGTGGTAAATCGACCCATCCCTGACTACTTGGAGCAAAGGACCATTCAGAAGCTCCTGTTGGTTGGATCAGGGACAAGCACCATACTCAAGCAG GCCAAGTTCTTGTACAAGAGCAGACCATTTTCTGTAGAGGAGTGTGAAGATCTCAGACTTATCATACAAAGTAACATATACAACTACCTTGGTATACTACTTGAAGGGCGTGAAAGATTTGAAGAGGAAGCTATAGCTGACAGAAGAACTACCTGCCAAAGTGATCCTTCTAGCTCTG GCCATTGTGAACCAGAGCTTTGTAATGACGTTACTGAGTACTATATTGCTCCACGCCTGAAAGCATTCTCTGATTGGATTCTGAAAGCTATGGCCATAGGTAATCTTGAAGACATTTTCCCTGCAGCTAGTCGTGAATATGCACCAATGGTTGAGGAACTATGGAAAGATCCTGCTATTCAAGCTACATATAACCGGAGAAGTGAACTGCCATTCCTTCCATCTGCTGCTAGTTATTTCCTTGACAAG GCTGTTGATATTTCCCGAACGGAATATGAGCTCTCTGATATGGATATCCTTTACGCTGATGGGATAACATCCTCAGATGGGTTAGCATCTACAGATTTCTCCTTCCCACAACTGGCTTTGGACGGGCGGGGTTTTGATGAGCCAGATCCACAAGACACTTTGCTAAG GTACCAACTAATAAGAATAAACAACAAAGGATTGCATGAGAACTGTAAATGGCTGCAAATGTTCGATGATGTGAGGCTTGTTATCTTCTGTGTTGCGGTCAGCGACTATGATGAGTACTACGAGGATGCAAACAGCAATGTTGTGAACAAGATGATGGAGACCAGGCAGCTATTTGAGAGCATTGCCCTTCATCCGATATTTGAGCAGATGGATTTCCTTCTACTTCTCACCAAGTTTGATATCCTAGAGCAGAAGATCGGCAAATCTCCTTTAACATCATGCGACTGGTTCAGCGACTTCACTCCCCTGGTAAGCCGCAATCTGATCAACGGCACCAGCAAAAGCTCGCGGGGCAGCTCCACTGGCTCGACATTGGCGCAGATGGCAGGTCACTACATTGCGGTGAAGTTCAAGAGCGTATTCCAGTTGTTCACGGAGCGGAAACTCTACGTGTCCTACGTGAACGCCCTGGACCAGGAGTCGGTCCGCTCCGCGATCCGCTATGGAAGGGAGATCATCAAGTGGGAAGACGAGAAGCCCGTGTTTGGGTCCAGCGAGACGACATACAGCGAGGAGCCGAGCTCCTACTCTCACTGA